The following coding sequences are from one Prosthecobacter sp. window:
- a CDS encoding protein kinase, which translates to MNERYELLAPIAEGGLGTVFRARDKQLGREVAVKRIRADKAGDFGSAVDALIREARQQSVLQHPNIVTVHDAGVDDEGGFIVMELVKGETLEDIIMRGALTAEDFDSLVRQTLDGMIAAHEQGIIHLDLKPGNLMITWLPGGRFQVKILDFGLAKTAKQPVQQDTDSQGGLLGSVHFMAPEQFERADVDTRTDIYALGCVFYYALTQKYPFTGDTMPQVMVAHLYHRTKPLAALRPDLPAHTVQWVEWLINRVPANRPASVTEALQVYDEGGFKKAVPVAVATDEPAKVRRKVMTGPVETTGGKKLVTSTASGTSSSRLVTSTGTSATSLPSLPSRPAKAPFPKWAAVTIPFLVIVIGGFAVKRFIERSREAGRLQRFAEIASADKPQVSDLDMRLLFDYLENPKTTAAAAQALSQVEGGDYIDSMLVQHLGAARHPMARANLVKVIGLREIGGTFGPILPLVRDADSNVRRAAWTALGLVTQGDDLAKLLEQLHNVPEKEADFAEQAAVSAIQAQSDRNAAVVPVIAAYRNGNGGDSDRALLLRILGRVGGGESLAVILEAIADPVVSVRKAALIAMAQWPACDPLPSLTARLPREIDPACRLLLLTAATQLCTQTGTLPQAELFAQAKRLYEASKDAREKDQALAALSRITDPDAAAFFDVLAVSEPQRKAQATAISKAINTTLTKVATITGTTTVSADKADYPKLGGMDLMADILVNWLDEGDWAAWFLKFEQPGKYEIAVRQASASQKEGVYEVVIAGQTLRTSVVRTGSAQEFKSCIVGEVEIKQAGIHRLRINAVEIPEREQLFRVKALELVKK; encoded by the coding sequence GGTCGCGAAGTCGCCGTCAAACGCATCCGCGCCGACAAGGCGGGCGATTTTGGCTCCGCCGTGGACGCCCTGATCCGCGAGGCACGGCAGCAGTCCGTGCTGCAGCATCCGAACATCGTCACCGTTCACGACGCCGGAGTGGATGATGAGGGCGGGTTCATTGTCATGGAACTGGTCAAAGGCGAGACGCTGGAGGACATCATCATGCGCGGCGCCCTGACCGCCGAGGATTTCGACTCGCTGGTGCGGCAGACGCTGGACGGTATGATCGCCGCGCACGAGCAGGGCATCATTCACCTCGATCTCAAGCCGGGGAACCTCATGATCACCTGGCTGCCCGGCGGGCGCTTCCAGGTGAAGATTCTCGACTTCGGCCTGGCCAAGACCGCCAAACAGCCGGTGCAGCAGGACACGGACTCCCAAGGCGGGCTGCTCGGCTCCGTGCATTTCATGGCCCCTGAGCAGTTCGAGCGCGCCGACGTGGACACACGCACAGACATCTATGCACTGGGCTGCGTCTTCTATTATGCACTGACGCAGAAGTATCCCTTCACCGGTGACACGATGCCGCAGGTGATGGTGGCGCACCTCTATCACCGCACGAAACCGCTCGCCGCCCTGCGTCCCGATCTGCCTGCGCACACGGTGCAGTGGGTCGAATGGCTCATCAATCGCGTTCCCGCCAATCGACCGGCATCTGTCACCGAGGCGCTGCAGGTCTATGATGAAGGCGGCTTCAAAAAGGCGGTGCCGGTGGCTGTGGCCACTGATGAACCGGCCAAGGTGCGGCGAAAGGTGATGACGGGACCGGTCGAAACCACCGGCGGCAAAAAACTCGTCACCAGCACCGCATCCGGCACCTCCTCCTCACGTCTCGTCACCAGCACGGGTACCAGCGCCACCTCCCTGCCGTCGCTGCCATCACGTCCGGCGAAGGCGCCGTTCCCCAAATGGGCGGCCGTCACGATTCCGTTTCTCGTCATTGTCATCGGCGGGTTCGCGGTGAAACGCTTCATCGAGCGTTCACGCGAAGCCGGACGCCTGCAGCGCTTTGCCGAAATCGCCAGCGCCGACAAACCGCAGGTGAGCGACCTCGACATGCGCCTGCTGTTTGACTACCTCGAAAATCCAAAGACCACCGCCGCCGCAGCGCAAGCGCTCAGCCAGGTTGAGGGCGGTGATTACATCGACTCCATGCTCGTGCAGCATCTGGGTGCGGCCAGGCATCCGATGGCACGCGCGAACCTCGTCAAAGTCATCGGCCTGCGCGAGATCGGCGGCACCTTCGGCCCGATTTTGCCGTTGGTGCGGGATGCGGACTCGAACGTGCGCCGTGCTGCCTGGACCGCGCTCGGCCTCGTCACACAAGGCGACGATCTCGCGAAACTGCTCGAACAGCTTCACAACGTGCCTGAAAAAGAAGCCGACTTCGCCGAACAGGCCGCCGTTTCCGCGATCCAGGCACAGAGCGACCGCAACGCCGCCGTGGTACCGGTCATCGCCGCGTATCGCAACGGCAATGGTGGTGATTCTGACCGCGCCCTGCTGCTGCGCATCCTCGGACGTGTGGGCGGCGGCGAGTCACTCGCGGTGATTCTCGAAGCCATCGCCGATCCCGTTGTCAGTGTGCGCAAGGCCGCGCTCATCGCCATGGCGCAATGGCCCGCGTGTGATCCCCTGCCCTCCCTCACCGCACGTCTGCCGCGCGAGATAGATCCCGCCTGCCGCCTGCTGCTGCTCACCGCGGCCACACAGCTCTGCACACAGACCGGCACGCTGCCGCAGGCAGAACTGTTCGCGCAGGCGAAACGGCTCTACGAAGCCAGCAAGGACGCGCGTGAGAAAGACCAGGCGCTCGCGGCACTCAGCCGTATCACCGATCCCGACGCCGCCGCCTTTTTCGATGTGCTTGCCGTCAGCGAGCCACAGCGCAAGGCCCAGGCCACTGCCATCAGCAAGGCAATCAACACCACCCTCACCAAGGTCGCCACCATCACCGGCACCACCACTGTTTCCGCCGACAAGGCCGACTATCCCAAGCTCGGCGGCATGGATCTCATGGCCGATATTCTCGTGAACTGGCTCGATGAGGGCGATTGGGCCGCCTGGTTTCTGAAATTCGAACAGCCCGGGAAATACGAAATCGCCGTGCGCCAGGCCTCCGCCTCGCAAAAGGAGGGCGTTTACGAAGTCGTCATCGCCGGGCAGACCCTGCGCACCAGCGTTGTGCGCACCGGCAGCGCCCAGGAGTTCAAATCCTGCATCGTCGGCGAAGTCGAGATCAAGCAGGCCGGCATCCACCGCCTGCGCATCAACGCCGTTGAAATTCCCGAGCGCGAGCAGCTCTTCCGCGTGAAGGCCCTTGAACTGGTGAAGAAGTAG
- the ruvC gene encoding crossover junction endodeoxyribonuclease RuvC codes for MARIVRSSGAALAASAVERVLAIDPALRKTGWAVVESSGGELRALAWGVIHNKPALLPSGCLVAIHAGLNEVIQQHAPTVCAIESTIFVQSFKTAIVLGTARGACLLAAAEHGLPIYEYAPREIKQAAVGRGAAQKEQVAFMIRAQLRLRETPEADAADALAAAITHFQNSAAARVTEREKRRV; via the coding sequence ATGGCCCGCATCGTCCGCAGTTCCGGCGCAGCACTTGCCGCCAGCGCGGTTGAGCGTGTCCTCGCCATCGACCCGGCGCTGCGTAAAACCGGCTGGGCGGTCGTGGAAAGCTCCGGCGGTGAGTTGCGCGCGCTGGCCTGGGGAGTCATTCATAACAAGCCTGCGCTGCTTCCGTCCGGCTGCCTCGTCGCCATCCACGCAGGCTTGAACGAGGTCATCCAGCAGCATGCGCCGACCGTGTGCGCCATCGAATCGACCATTTTCGTGCAGAGCTTCAAGACCGCCATCGTGCTCGGCACCGCACGCGGTGCCTGCCTCCTGGCCGCCGCCGAGCACGGCCTGCCCATCTATGAATATGCCCCGCGTGAGATCAAACAGGCCGCCGTCGGCCGTGGTGCCGCGCAAAAAGAGCAGGTCGCCTTCATGATCCGCGCCCAACTGCGCCTGCGCGAAACACCGGAAGCCGATGCCGCCGATGCGCTCGCCGCCGCCATCACTCATTTTCAAAACAGCGCCGCCGCCCGTGTGACGGAGCGTGAAAAGAGGCGGGTGTGA
- a CDS encoding SET domain-containing protein-lysine N-methyltransferase gives MPQAPTKRYWTVRSSSIHNRGIFARCDIPNDVPIIEYVGEKITKAESSRRGDALIHKSKTTGCAAVYVFTLNQRHDIDGAKGRNPARYINHSCDPNCEAYIIRGHIWIYSLREIKAGEELTYNYGFDVDTWDEHPCRCGTERCVGFIVEEKQWPKLLRKLEKLERDVKSGKFKVNGTNGHATPLETTKKKRA, from the coding sequence ATGCCTCAGGCCCCCACGAAACGCTACTGGACCGTCCGCTCCTCCTCCATCCACAACCGTGGCATCTTCGCCCGCTGCGATATTCCCAATGATGTCCCCATCATCGAATACGTCGGCGAAAAAATCACCAAGGCGGAGTCTTCCCGTCGTGGCGATGCGCTGATCCACAAGTCCAAAACAACCGGCTGCGCCGCGGTCTATGTCTTCACGCTCAACCAGCGCCACGACATTGACGGCGCAAAAGGCCGCAACCCGGCGCGCTACATCAATCATTCCTGCGATCCCAATTGCGAGGCCTACATCATCCGCGGCCACATCTGGATCTACTCCCTGCGCGAGATCAAGGCAGGCGAAGAACTGACCTACAACTACGGTTTCGACGTGGACACTTGGGACGAGCATCCCTGCCGCTGCGGCACCGAGCGCTGCGTCGGCTTCATTGTGGAAGAGAAGCAGTGGCCCAAGCTGCTGCGCAAACTGGAGAAGCTCGAACGCGATGTGAAAAGCGGGAAGTTCAAGGTCAATGGCACGAACGGCCACGCCACACCGTTGGAGACAACGAAGAAGAAGCGCGCCTGA
- a CDS encoding peptidyl-prolyl cis-trans isomerase, with protein sequence MLEFFRRHRGAFLITLTIIIIVSFSVWGGWRTDSGYEKKAQITDHALTVYGKDYTIGDVQRAQRSLQFAQYYMQAYELPSMLMMLSSDGGFGGGGLNTLINLFVARHLMEDLGIRPSDAEARAALEKLPALQNNGKFDVSRAQMLEENAGSMGFESGDLLGIMKDTLGLQKLQDIVTKSYVASPLAAEKQYASSYHTFKGSKITFETEAFKKAAAVTDDEIKKYYEENKDGYKTLEKRAVSYVLFENPKDLDKKPLEERQKAQNQQVERVNAFNKLTASGVKFAEAAKQTKEKIETVPAFPQGEPPAALKTENNLLGLIFARAKDSKTQPEAIEGSNGWYVFDVTQIEEPKQQTLAEVKDKIKDTLQGQKADEARTKAVNDARTALNDGLKAGKKIDDLVKEKKLTLEALPDIDIANPPQEVPNAFLIAQEASKTAVANVSRAVDYDKGTLLIYVSAKELRKRPDGADVRKNQVDSLSRQERMSLFQSWFKKKHDEARVVTKLDVS encoded by the coding sequence ATGCTCGAATTCTTTCGCCGCCACCGCGGTGCCTTCCTCATCACCCTGACGATCATCATCATTGTCTCCTTCTCCGTCTGGGGAGGTTGGCGCACCGACAGCGGCTATGAGAAGAAAGCGCAGATCACCGATCATGCCCTCACCGTCTATGGCAAGGATTACACCATCGGCGATGTCCAGCGTGCGCAGCGCTCCCTCCAGTTCGCTCAGTATTACATGCAGGCCTATGAGCTGCCCTCCATGCTGATGATGCTTTCCTCCGACGGCGGCTTTGGCGGTGGCGGCCTGAACACGCTCATCAATCTCTTCGTGGCACGCCACCTCATGGAGGATCTCGGCATCCGCCCCAGCGATGCGGAAGCCCGCGCCGCCCTGGAAAAGCTGCCCGCCCTGCAAAACAACGGCAAGTTCGACGTCTCCCGCGCCCAGATGCTGGAGGAGAACGCCGGCTCCATGGGCTTCGAATCCGGCGACCTGCTCGGCATCATGAAGGACACGCTCGGCCTGCAAAAGCTCCAGGACATCGTAACCAAAAGCTACGTGGCCTCGCCGCTCGCCGCTGAAAAGCAGTACGCCAGCAGCTACCACACCTTCAAAGGCTCCAAGATCACCTTCGAGACCGAAGCCTTTAAAAAAGCCGCCGCCGTCACCGACGACGAGATCAAAAAGTATTACGAGGAGAACAAGGACGGCTACAAGACCCTCGAAAAGCGCGCCGTGAGCTACGTGCTGTTCGAAAACCCGAAGGATCTCGACAAGAAGCCGCTCGAAGAGCGCCAGAAAGCGCAGAACCAGCAGGTGGAACGTGTGAACGCCTTCAACAAACTGACCGCCAGCGGCGTGAAATTTGCCGAAGCCGCGAAACAGACCAAGGAGAAGATCGAAACCGTTCCCGCCTTCCCTCAAGGCGAGCCTCCTGCCGCGCTCAAGACCGAAAACAACCTGCTCGGCCTCATCTTCGCCCGCGCCAAGGATTCCAAAACGCAGCCAGAGGCAATTGAAGGCAGCAATGGCTGGTATGTCTTTGATGTCACCCAGATCGAGGAACCCAAACAGCAGACGCTGGCCGAGGTGAAGGACAAGATCAAAGACACGCTCCAGGGCCAGAAGGCGGATGAAGCCCGCACCAAGGCCGTCAACGACGCCCGTACCGCGTTGAACGACGGCTTGAAAGCCGGCAAGAAGATCGACGACCTCGTGAAGGAAAAAAAACTCACGCTCGAAGCCCTGCCGGACATCGACATCGCCAATCCGCCGCAGGAAGTGCCCAACGCCTTCCTCATCGCCCAGGAGGCCTCCAAAACCGCCGTTGCCAATGTTTCCCGCGCTGTGGATTACGACAAAGGCACGCTGCTCATCTACGTCAGCGCCAAGGAACTGCGCAAACGCCCCGATGGTGCCGATGTGCGCAAAAACCAAGTCGATTCCCTCTCCCGTCAGGAGCGCATGAGCCTCTTCCAGTCCTGGTTCAAGAAGAAACACGACGAAGCCCGCGTCGTCACCAAGCTCGACGTCTCCTGA
- a CDS encoding tetratricopeptide repeat protein — translation MSDSPSTVEDLYDEASGHVALGELPEAIALYRRCVALQPDHFESWHALGMALLRNGEIKEAIGAGMMATTLQPNDLLAWTALSQMYVANKQIAEAEDAKGKARILSLGGKVVK, via the coding sequence ATGAGCGACTCGCCATCCACCGTCGAAGATTTGTATGATGAGGCCAGCGGTCACGTCGCTCTTGGTGAGTTGCCCGAGGCCATCGCCCTCTACCGCCGCTGCGTCGCCTTGCAGCCCGACCACTTTGAAAGCTGGCACGCTCTCGGCATGGCCCTGCTGCGTAACGGCGAGATCAAAGAAGCCATCGGTGCCGGCATGATGGCCACCACGCTCCAGCCCAACGACCTCCTCGCCTGGACCGCCCTCTCGCAAATGTACGTCGCAAACAAGCAGATCGCCGAAGCCGAGGATGCCAAAGGCAAGGCGCGCATCCTGAGTCTCGGTGGCAAAGTGGTGAAGTAG
- a CDS encoding glycosyltransferase, whose protein sequence is MISKKLFQTWHTKVLSPGMQASVDALKAANPDFEHYLYDDADCRAFIQEHFPTEVADAFDALVPGAYKADLWRYCVLHVHGGIYLDIKFRPLNGFRFSELEDKEYFCRDLDDTKRGTLGIYNAILICRAGNPILKQCIDQIVRHVEEDYYGFDYLCPTGPALIGRFFLPTETFELRLARSAKHIEWRNRPILEIYKGYRRTQKKEAMTRYYEAWRRREIYARKGLPAVDGASGVTARQARGSWLSGVFDLLRWK, encoded by the coding sequence ATGATTTCCAAGAAACTCTTCCAGACCTGGCATACCAAGGTTCTTTCGCCTGGGATGCAGGCCAGCGTTGACGCGCTCAAGGCTGCCAATCCCGACTTTGAGCACTATCTTTACGATGATGCAGACTGTCGTGCCTTCATCCAGGAACACTTCCCGACGGAAGTTGCAGACGCCTTCGACGCGCTGGTGCCTGGGGCCTACAAGGCCGACTTGTGGCGTTATTGCGTCCTCCATGTCCATGGCGGCATCTATTTGGACATCAAATTCCGCCCTCTGAACGGATTCCGATTCAGTGAGCTGGAGGACAAGGAGTATTTTTGCCGCGATTTGGATGACACAAAACGAGGCACCCTTGGCATTTACAATGCCATTCTGATCTGCCGAGCCGGGAATCCCATCCTCAAACAGTGCATCGACCAGATTGTGAGGCATGTGGAAGAAGACTATTATGGGTTTGATTATCTGTGCCCGACAGGTCCGGCGCTGATCGGAAGGTTTTTTCTGCCAACAGAAACATTCGAATTGCGACTGGCTCGTTCAGCGAAGCACATCGAATGGAGGAACAGGCCCATTTTGGAAATTTACAAAGGGTATCGTCGAACTCAAAAGAAGGAGGCCATGACGCGTTATTACGAAGCGTGGAGGCGGCGTGAAATTTATGCGAGAAAGGGGCTGCCTGCGGTTGATGGGGCGTCTGGAGTCACTGCACGACAGGCCAGGGGCTCATGGTTGTCGGGGGTGTTCGACCTTCTGCGTTGGAAGTGA
- a CDS encoding SMP-30/gluconolactonase/LRE family protein, with protein MNRLLLSLSLLATPLLAQDTSLHDYLIDGEPWKEAASGFVFTDGLCCDAAGNLFFTDVKAGKGIYKIDVATGKTDLFLDNLPGISGLQIGPDGRFYACHNKEQRIIAITMKGEVEVLLTGVKCNDLVVSKKGNLYFTETPTLSIHLITKDKKHIVADAGHVQKPNGITISPDERTLAVSEHGGKHVWAWRIEDDGTLTGGAPYMTMWLPVGKEIASGDGATTEASGRYFVTTELGVQVFDTAGRLAGIIAKPDPLGKVVSVEFAGKDHDILYIAAGEKIFGRKVKVKGYF; from the coding sequence ATGAACCGCCTGCTCCTTTCCCTCAGCCTTCTCGCCACACCCCTCCTCGCGCAAGACACATCATTGCACGATTACCTCATCGACGGCGAGCCGTGGAAGGAAGCCGCCAGTGGCTTTGTCTTCACCGACGGTCTGTGCTGCGATGCGGCGGGGAATCTGTTCTTCACGGACGTGAAGGCGGGGAAGGGGATCTACAAGATCGACGTTGCGACCGGGAAGACGGACTTGTTTCTCGACAACCTGCCGGGCATCAGCGGGCTGCAAATCGGACCCGATGGCCGGTTCTACGCCTGTCACAACAAGGAGCAGCGCATCATCGCCATCACGATGAAGGGCGAGGTGGAGGTGCTGCTCACCGGCGTGAAGTGCAACGACCTCGTGGTGAGCAAGAAGGGCAACCTCTACTTCACCGAGACACCGACCCTGAGCATTCACCTCATCACGAAGGACAAGAAGCACATTGTGGCCGATGCAGGGCATGTGCAGAAGCCGAACGGCATCACGATTTCGCCAGACGAACGCACGCTGGCCGTCTCCGAGCACGGCGGGAAGCATGTCTGGGCTTGGCGCATCGAAGACGATGGCACGTTGACCGGTGGAGCGCCTTACATGACGATGTGGCTGCCAGTTGGCAAAGAAATCGCCTCCGGCGATGGTGCGACGACGGAAGCGAGCGGTCGCTACTTCGTCACCACAGAACTCGGCGTGCAGGTCTTTGATACTGCGGGTCGTCTCGCGGGAATCATCGCCAAACCCGATCCGCTGGGCAAAGTGGTGAGCGTCGAGTTTGCCGGTAAAGACCACGACATCCTCTACATTGCCGCAGGTGAGAAGATTTTCGGTCGCAAGGTCAAGGTGAAGGGGTATTTCTGA
- a CDS encoding alpha/beta hydrolase-fold protein gives MKFLTAAALSLCLVSFVQSAPQDDQYVLGPDSQINKDVPQGKVTQMPAWTNSKIYPGTTRDWWFYVPAQYKPEQPANVMVFCDGGGFVKTDGQFRVPVVFDNLIAKGEMPVTIAIFINPGVFPTSNPKEKPRSNRSFEYDSLGDLHARFLIEEILPEVAKSYKLTDDPEGRGICGNSSGGICAFTVAWERPDAFRKVISHIGSFTNIRGGHVYPALIRKTDKKPLKVFLQDGKNDLDNQFGNWPLANQDMAASLKFAGYDYQFVLGEGTHNGKHGGALLPDTLRWLWKK, from the coding sequence ATGAAGTTTCTCACCGCCGCCGCTCTTTCGTTGTGTCTCGTCAGTTTCGTCCAGTCCGCTCCGCAGGATGATCAGTATGTCCTCGGACCGGATTCGCAGATCAACAAGGACGTGCCGCAGGGCAAGGTGACGCAGATGCCGGCGTGGACGAACTCGAAGATTTATCCCGGCACGACGCGGGACTGGTGGTTCTACGTTCCGGCCCAATACAAACCCGAACAACCGGCGAACGTGATGGTGTTTTGCGACGGCGGCGGCTTTGTGAAGACGGACGGGCAGTTCCGCGTGCCGGTGGTGTTCGACAATCTCATCGCCAAGGGCGAGATGCCGGTGACGATCGCCATCTTCATCAATCCCGGTGTGTTTCCGACCAGCAATCCGAAGGAGAAGCCGCGCAGCAACCGCAGCTTTGAATACGATTCCCTCGGCGATCTGCATGCCCGCTTCCTGATCGAAGAAATCCTGCCCGAAGTCGCCAAGAGCTACAAGCTGACCGACGATCCCGAAGGCCGGGGCATCTGTGGCAACAGCAGCGGCGGCATCTGCGCCTTCACCGTCGCCTGGGAGCGTCCCGACGCCTTCCGCAAGGTGATCAGCCACATCGGCAGCTTCACCAACATCCGCGGCGGGCATGTGTATCCCGCGCTGATCCGCAAGACCGACAAGAAGCCGCTCAAGGTCTTCCTCCAGGATGGCAAGAACGATCTCGACAACCAGTTCGGCAACTGGCCGCTCGCCAACCAGGACATGGCCGCGTCGCTGAAGTTCGCCGGTTACGATTACCAGTTCGTCCTCGGCGAAGGCACCCACAACGGCAAACACGGCGGTGCGCTGCTGCCGGACACGCTGCGCTGGCTGTGGAAGAAGTGA
- a CDS encoding DUF1549 domain-containing protein — MRFLSVLVLASHLSLAHAVDFSHQIVPILREHCAECHAGDKKKGGFSFNDRKALLEGSENGPVVAAGKASASRMIEVILSTDTDEQMPPKGKRVPADQIALLKEWIDSGIAWEEGFAFKKAAYEPPLKPRSPTLPAAVDGRTHPIDRILDAHLAAKKLPRPAAIDDRSFLRRASLDLIGLLPTPEEVAAFDQDKAADKRARLVEALLKRDIDYTEHWLTFWNDLLRNDYGGTGFITGGRKQISNWLYHTLITNLPFDQFVRELIAPPNDESRGYIDGIKWRGDVSAGQTVEIQFAQSVSQSFLGINMKCASCHDSFIDRWKLSEAYGLAAIYSNRPLEIHRCDKPIGEQAAAAWLFPEIGQIDAKAAQPERLKQLAALMTHPQNGRTPRTIVNRLWQRLMGRGIVHPVDSMQTTPWNADLLDYLATYLVENGYDLKKTLAHIATSQAYQSHAQIVTKETDDHGYTYAGPRAKRLTAEQFVDAIWQLTGAAPAKMDASVLRGKVDPALAKLITVKGQWIWGDSAKPGSTPPSGESITLRKTFKLDADPASASAVITCDNGFTLFVNNKKISAGDDWTKLAAVPLQTALKKGANTIIAIATNAGNGPNAAGFFFDARIRDLAGKETSIIADASWEWTAQVPGGKEGRLGAFEAKDWKPVTVVQALPVWQKTIDTQAPSLLAQGAAGSNHMIRASLMKADFLMRTLGRPNRDQIVSTRPNDLTTLEAIDLANGSILADTIAKGAKRLLERAKGDFITPLYRHALCRNPLPDELATAKEIVGATPTQQGLEDLLWAVCMLPEFQVVR, encoded by the coding sequence ATGCGTTTCCTGTCTGTCTTAGTTCTCGCGTCTCATCTCTCACTCGCTCACGCGGTTGATTTCTCTCATCAGATCGTGCCGATCCTGCGGGAGCATTGCGCGGAGTGCCATGCGGGGGACAAGAAGAAGGGCGGTTTCTCTTTCAATGACCGGAAGGCGTTGCTGGAGGGCAGTGAGAACGGGCCGGTGGTGGCTGCGGGCAAGGCGAGTGCGAGCCGGATGATCGAGGTCATTCTCTCGACCGATACCGATGAGCAGATGCCGCCGAAGGGCAAGCGGGTGCCTGCGGATCAGATCGCGCTGCTGAAGGAATGGATCGACTCGGGCATCGCGTGGGAGGAGGGATTTGCCTTCAAAAAGGCGGCTTATGAGCCGCCGCTGAAGCCGCGCTCGCCTACCTTGCCTGCGGCGGTGGATGGACGCACGCATCCGATTGATCGCATCCTGGACGCACACCTCGCGGCGAAGAAACTCCCCCGCCCTGCCGCCATCGACGACCGCAGCTTCCTGCGCCGGGCTTCGCTTGATCTCATCGGCCTGCTGCCCACGCCGGAGGAAGTGGCGGCCTTTGACCAGGACAAGGCTGCTGACAAACGTGCGCGTCTGGTCGAGGCGCTGCTGAAGCGTGACATCGACTACACGGAGCACTGGCTGACGTTCTGGAACGACCTGCTGCGCAACGATTACGGCGGCACCGGCTTCATCACCGGCGGGCGCAAGCAGATCAGCAACTGGCTGTATCATACGCTGATCACAAACCTGCCCTTTGACCAGTTTGTGCGCGAGCTGATCGCGCCGCCGAACGACGAGAGCCGGGGCTACATCGACGGCATCAAGTGGCGCGGCGATGTCAGCGCCGGGCAGACGGTGGAGATTCAGTTCGCGCAGAGCGTTTCGCAGAGCTTCCTCGGCATCAACATGAAGTGCGCCTCGTGCCACGACAGTTTCATTGATCGCTGGAAGCTCAGCGAGGCCTACGGACTTGCGGCGATCTATTCGAATCGCCCGCTGGAGATTCACCGCTGTGACAAACCCATCGGTGAACAGGCTGCGGCTGCGTGGTTGTTCCCGGAGATCGGCCAGATCGACGCCAAAGCCGCGCAGCCGGAGCGCTTAAAGCAGCTCGCCGCGCTAATGACGCATCCGCAGAACGGCCGCACGCCGCGCACCATCGTGAACCGCCTGTGGCAGCGCCTGATGGGCCGGGGGATTGTGCATCCAGTCGATTCGATGCAAACGACGCCGTGGAATGCTGATTTGCTCGATTACCTGGCCACCTACCTCGTGGAGAACGGCTATGATTTGAAGAAGACACTGGCCCACATCGCCACCTCGCAGGCGTATCAGTCGCACGCGCAAATCGTGACGAAGGAAACCGACGACCACGGCTACACCTATGCCGGTCCGCGTGCCAAGCGGCTCACGGCGGAGCAGTTTGTGGATGCCATCTGGCAGCTCACCGGTGCCGCGCCCGCGAAGATGGATGCCAGTGTGTTGCGCGGCAAAGTCGATCCCGCGCTCGCCAAACTGATCACCGTCAAGGGCCAGTGGATCTGGGGCGACAGCGCCAAGCCCGGCAGCACGCCGCCATCGGGCGAAAGCATCACGCTGCGCAAGACTTTCAAACTCGACGCCGATCCTGCCAGCGCCAGCGCCGTGATCACCTGCGACAACGGCTTCACGCTGTTCGTGAACAACAAAAAGATCAGCGCCGGGGATGACTGGACGAAACTCGCCGCCGTGCCGCTGCAAACCGCGCTCAAGAAAGGCGCGAACACGATCATCGCCATCGCCACCAACGCTGGCAACGGCCCGAACGCCGCCGGATTTTTCTTCGACGCCCGCATTCGCGATTTGGCAGGCAAGGAAACCTCGATCATCGCTGATGCGTCGTGGGAATGGACCGCCCAAGTCCCTGGTGGCAAGGAAGGCCGCCTCGGTGCCTTCGAGGCGAAGGACTGGAAACCCGTCACCGTCGTCCAAGCGCTGCCGGTTTGGCAGAAGACCATCGACACGCAGGCTCCGTCGTTGCTCGCGCAAGGAGCCGCCGGATCCAATCACATGATCCGCGCCTCCTTGATGAAGGCCGACTTCCTCATGCGCACGCTGGGCCGCCCGAACCGCGATCAAATCGTCTCCACCCGTCCGAATGACCTCACCACGCTGGAAGCCATCGACCTCGCGAATGGGAGCATTTTGGCCGATACCATTGCCAAGGGTGCCAAACGGCTGCTGGAGAGGGCGAAGGGCGATTTCATCACGCCGCTCTACCGCCACGCACTGTGCCGCAATCCTTTGCCAGACGAACTCGCCACCGCGAAGGAGATCGTCGGAGCAACGCCCACGCAGCAAGGTCTCGAAGACCTTCTATGGGCCGTGTGCATGCTGCCGGAGTTTCAGGTGGTTCGGTAA